One window of Streptococcus troglodytae genomic DNA carries:
- a CDS encoding helix-turn-helix domain-containing protein: MRLTLSQHYIENLSAIGLDFKSILTLAQLPDTTWKEELTLSTLDYYHLLTAFDKVANDEQILAMSRIKDIQMFMPPFFAALSSKNGLAAIEHFAKFKKITGPIVVTMEVFDDLVRVSYRYDYPGLELPRFAVLNEQLLLLDLIRTGTGEKVIPVHVGTSFTYEEVSLENFGCRVEQMEGNEIVFKKSDLDKPFLTANNVMLDYLEPQLKERLAEAMTGESFTGLVQQKLYQTIPSGEFGIEDIAALLGISSRTLQRNLTAEGTKFNQELQNVQKILAFSYFKNPEITTEEVSYLLGYSEVSSFSRAFKKWTGKTISQYRQSI, translated from the coding sequence ATGCGCCTCACTCTCAGTCAACACTATATTGAAAATCTAAGTGCAATCGGTCTAGATTTTAAGTCTATCTTGACCCTAGCCCAACTTCCAGATACGACTTGGAAGGAAGAGCTGACGCTATCAACTCTGGACTACTATCATTTGCTGACAGCTTTTGATAAGGTTGCGAACGACGAGCAAATTCTAGCCATGAGTCGGATCAAGGACATCCAGATGTTCATGCCCCCTTTCTTTGCAGCCTTGTCCTCCAAAAACGGCCTGGCAGCTATTGAACATTTTGCGAAGTTTAAGAAAATCACAGGCCCTATCGTGGTGACAATGGAAGTTTTTGATGACCTTGTGCGTGTCAGCTATCGCTATGACTATCCAGGCCTCGAGCTTCCTCGCTTTGCGGTACTCAATGAACAACTCTTGCTCCTTGACCTGATCCGCACAGGTACGGGGGAGAAAGTCATTCCTGTCCATGTGGGGACTTCCTTTACCTACGAAGAGGTGAGTTTGGAAAACTTTGGCTGCCGTGTGGAGCAAATGGAGGGCAATGAAATCGTCTTTAAAAAATCCGACCTTGATAAACCTTTCCTGACCGCAAACAACGTCATGCTGGATTATCTCGAGCCCCAGCTTAAGGAGCGGCTGGCGGAAGCCATGACGGGCGAAAGTTTCACAGGTCTTGTCCAGCAAAAGCTCTATCAAACTATTCCTAGTGGAGAGTTTGGGATTGAAGATATTGCGGCTTTACTTGGGATTAGCAGCCGAACCTTGCAGCGCAATCTCACAGCCGAAGGTACCAAGTTTAATCAAGAACTACAGAATGTCCAAAAAATTCTAGCCTTTAGCTATTTCAAGAATCCAGAAATCACAACGGAAGAGGTCAGTTATTTGCTAGGGTATTCGGAAGTCTCTTCTTTCTCTCGGGCCTTTAAGAAATGGACAGGGAAAACTATTTCACAATATCGACAGAGTATTTAA
- a CDS encoding DDE-type integrase/transposase/recombinase: MTSIPQPLRYLPHTLDTRYHAVKTYRGGASVAFICRRYKVSKASLMRWNKRFDGTKASLQDKSHRPLTPHPKAHTEQEIAWIKNCIRRNPHATLIEIFYKLKLNKGYDRHPCSLFRILRKLDFFKPAKAKTKPYIPKPYDTPTKLGIKWQMAVKYVPKDCYTGAMPDKFYQYTIIDEASRERFIFPFKEQSSHSTIQFVKMAIRHFGYKPKIIQTDNGFEFTHFKENKHVHPLDILCRELSIEHKLIRPRTPRHNGKVERSHRNDNRRFYQHLQFYSYDDLIKQMKRYLYTSNRLPMQTLGWKSPIDMRKVLSGASS, encoded by the coding sequence ATGACTAGTATACCACAACCCCTTCGTTATTTGCCACACACCCTTGATACTCGCTACCATGCTGTCAAAACCTATCGTGGTGGCGCTTCTGTTGCTTTCATCTGCCGACGCTATAAGGTCTCTAAAGCTTCCCTTATGAGGTGGAACAAACGATTTGACGGAACCAAAGCCTCTCTTCAAGACAAATCTCACAGACCTCTGACACCCCATCCCAAGGCTCATACAGAACAAGAAATAGCCTGGATAAAAAACTGTATTCGAAGAAACCCCCATGCCACTCTCATTGAAATCTTCTACAAGCTCAAATTAAATAAGGGCTATGACAGGCATCCCTGCTCACTCTTTCGGATCTTGAGAAAACTAGACTTCTTCAAACCTGCTAAAGCAAAGACCAAACCCTATATTCCAAAGCCTTACGATACACCAACAAAACTCGGTATCAAGTGGCAGATGGCTGTCAAATACGTGCCAAAAGACTGCTATACTGGGGCAATGCCTGATAAATTCTACCAATACACCATCATTGACGAGGCCAGTCGAGAACGCTTCATCTTCCCTTTCAAGGAACAATCTTCTCATTCCACCATCCAATTTGTCAAAATGGCCATCCGACACTTTGGCTACAAGCCGAAAATCATACAAACGGACAATGGCTTCGAGTTTACCCATTTCAAGGAAAATAAACACGTTCACCCTCTGGATATTCTCTGTCGTGAACTAAGCATTGAACACAAACTCATCCGACCTAGAACTCCCAGACACAACGGTAAGGTTGAACGAAGCCACAGAAACGACAATAGACGATTCTACCAGCACTTACAATTTTATTCTTATGACGACCTCATCAAACAGATGAAACGCTACCTCTACACTTCAAACAGACTACCCATGCAGACTCTGGGCTGGAAATCTCCTATCGACATGCGAAAAGTCCTATCAGGAGCTAGCTCCTGA
- a CDS encoding SseB family protein, giving the protein MINKFNKELDMALRSFIKEPDNFLNSLTLVNSLHSFPVLASDQPYAIALDGQKVTPVFTDAEDLKLFKAQQTSARKQNWVERPSLDVLEEVIVNRLNGIVYNIKRTGDFGNSTIFKSNELVQFINNYTVILNTVFNEANQEADILDKYYLVPAFIHPKDNDDFDKGFPTMSNSDGESYVPIFSNLPSFVKWYHDKEFGLPFREAQGVIMTWKIADIQESETKASTLGVVINPFDDKQIVVEWSGME; this is encoded by the coding sequence ATGATAAATAAATTTAATAAAGAACTTGATATGGCACTTAGAAGTTTTATCAAGGAGCCTGATAATTTTTTAAATAGTTTGACGCTTGTTAATAGTCTTCATTCTTTCCCTGTCTTGGCTAGTGATCAGCCTTATGCCATTGCTCTTGATGGTCAAAAAGTGACGCCAGTCTTTACAGATGCGGAGGATTTGAAACTTTTTAAAGCACAGCAAACGAGTGCCAGAAAGCAAAATTGGGTAGAGCGTCCTAGTCTGGATGTTTTAGAAGAAGTTATCGTCAATCGCTTGAATGGGATAGTCTATAATATTAAACGAACAGGTGATTTTGGAAATTCCACGATTTTCAAAAGTAATGAATTGGTGCAGTTTATCAATAATTACACTGTTATTCTTAATACTGTTTTTAATGAGGCCAATCAAGAAGCCGATATCTTAGATAAATATTATCTGGTACCAGCTTTCATTCATCCTAAAGATAATGATGATTTTGATAAGGGCTTTCCTACTATGTCAAATTCAGATGGAGAAAGCTATGTTCCTATCTTTTCGAATTTGCCAAGTTTTGTCAAATGGTATCATGATAAAGAATTTGGTCTTCCTTTCAGAGAAGCACAAGGTGTTATTATGACTTGGAAAATCGCCGATATTCAAGAATCAGAAACGAAAGCCTCAACGCTAGGAGTAGTTATTAATCCTTTTGATGACAAGCAAATTGTTGTTGAATGGTCGGGCATGGAATAA
- the cysE gene encoding serine O-acetyltransferase yields MGWWKETIDIVKEKDPAARTALEVLLTYPGVKALAAHCLSHFLWTHHCKLLARMHSQFWRFWTQIEIHPGAEIAEGVFIDHGSGLVIGETAVVEKGAMLYHGVTLGGTGKETGKRHPTIRQGALISAHSQVIGPVEVGSGAKVGAGAVVVSDVPADVTVVGVPAKVVRVHGQKDETAIHEIEESREYYLKKLEEAKEASFHSSGL; encoded by the coding sequence ATGGGTTGGTGGAAAGAAACCATTGATATTGTCAAAGAAAAAGATCCCGCAGCACGGACAGCGCTGGAGGTTCTTTTGACCTACCCAGGTGTTAAGGCTTTAGCTGCTCATTGCTTATCTCATTTTTTGTGGACACATCATTGTAAATTGTTGGCTCGGATGCATAGTCAGTTTTGGCGCTTTTGGACACAAATTGAGATTCATCCCGGTGCTGAAATTGCAGAAGGTGTCTTTATTGATCACGGATCAGGTTTAGTTATTGGTGAGACTGCCGTCGTAGAAAAAGGAGCCATGCTTTATCATGGTGTGACACTTGGTGGTACGGGTAAAGAGACTGGGAAACGGCATCCAACGATTCGTCAAGGGGCTCTTATTTCTGCACATTCACAAGTTATTGGTCCGGTTGAGGTTGGCTCGGGTGCTAAGGTGGGTGCAGGTGCAGTTGTTGTTTCGGATGTTCCAGCAGACGTCACTGTGGTTGGTGTTCCAGCCAAGGTTGTCCGTGTTCATGGTCAAAAAGATGAAACAGCTATCCATGAAATCGAAGAAAGCCGTGAATATTACCTCAAAAAACTAGAAGAAGCTAAGGAAGCTAGTTTTCACTCGTCAGGGCTGTGA